The Phoenix dactylifera cultivar Barhee BC4 chromosome 17, palm_55x_up_171113_PBpolish2nd_filt_p, whole genome shotgun sequence genome contains a region encoding:
- the LOC103704780 gene encoding cellulose synthase-like protein D2, translating to MASNGALRTSRSARMPSSGVELQQGGNKPPAAPTVTFCRRTPSGRFVNYSRDDLDSELSGEFSREFLNYHVTIPPTPDNQPMDPTISAKVEEQYVSNSLFTGGFNSVTRAHLMDKVFESEAMHPQMAGAKGSSCAIPGCDSKVMSDERGNDILPCECDFKICADCFNDSVKAGGAVCPGCKEPYKATELEEVWNDAGAARRLSLPRPPPGVSRMERRLSLMKSAKMTRCQTGDWDHNRWLFETKGTYGYGNAIWPKETGGDGGNGDAGQPSELTSKPWRPLTRKLKIPAAVLSPYRLLIVIRMAALGLFLAWRIKHKNEDAVWLWGMSVVCELWFALSWLLDQLPKLCPVNRATDLAVLKDKFETPTPNNPTGKSDLPGIDVFVSTADPEKEPPLVTANTILSILAADYPVDKLSCYVSDDGGALLTFEAMAEAASFANTWVPFCRKHDIEPRNPESYFNLKKDPYKNKVRSDFVKDRRRAKREYDEFKVRINGLPDSIRRRSDAYHAREEIKAMKRERETAADDVVEPVKIPKATWMADGTHWPGTWINPSSEHTRGDHAGIIQVMLKPPSDDSLFGDKEEGKPLDLTDVDIRLPMLVYVSREKRPGYDHNKKAGAMNALVRASAIMSNGPFILNLDCDHYIYNSQALREGMCFMMDRGGDRICYVQFPQRFEGIDPSDRYANHNTVFFDVNMRALDGLQGPVYVGTGCLFRRVALYGFDPPRAKEHQPGCCSCCFPQRKSPVAVASEETRALRMGDSDDEEMNLSTFPKKFGNSSFLVDSIPVAEYQGRPLADHPAVKNGRPPGALTIPRDLLDASTVAEAISVISCWYEDKTEWGQRVGWIYGSVTEDVVTGYRMHNRGWKSVYCVTKRDAFRGTAPINLTDRLHQVLRWATGSVEIFFSRNNALLASSRMKLLQRIAYLNVGIYPFTSIFLLVYCFLPALSLFSGQFIVQTLNVTFLTYLLMITLTLCMIAMLEIKWSGVSLEEWWRNEQFWLIGGTSAHLAAVLQGLLKVIAGIEISFTLTSKSAGDDVDDEFADLYIVKWTSLMIPPITIMMVNLIAIAVGVSRTIYSVLPQWSKLLGGVFFSFWVLAHLYPFAKGLMGRRGRTPTIVFVWSGLIAITISLLWVAINPPSANSQIGGSFTFP from the exons atggcttCAAACGGTGCTCTCAGGACCAGCCGATCCGCCCGGATGCCTTCGTCAGGGGTCGAGCTGCAGCAGGGCGGCAACAAGCCGCCGGCAGCGCCCACTGTGACCTTTTGCCGGAGGACTCCATCCGGCCGCTTCGTGAACTACTCCCGAGATGATCTTGACAGTGAGCTGAGCGGTGAATTCTCCAGGGAGTTTCTGAACTACCATGTCACCATCCCGCCGACCCCCGACAACCAGCCGATGGACCCGACGATCTCTGCCAAGGTGGAGGAGCAGTACGTGTCGAATTCCCTCTTCACCGGCGGATTCAACAGCGTCACCCGTGCTCATCTGATGGATAAGGTGTTCGAGTCGGAGGCGATGCACCCCCAGATGGCCGGCGCCAAGGGATCATCTTGCGCGATCCCGGGGTGCGACTCCAAGGTCATGAGCGACGAGCGTGGAAACGACATTCTCCCTTGTGAGTGCGACTTCAAGATCTGTGCTGACTGCTTCAACGATTCGGTGAAGGCTGGTGGAGCGGTCTGCCCGGGATGCAAGGAGCCGTATAAAGCTACCGAGTTGGAGGAGGTGTGGAACGATGCTGGGGCCGCCCGGCGGCTCTCACTGCCGCGGCCACCCCCTGGGGTGTCGAGGATGGAGAGGAGGCTGTCATTGATGAAGTCGGCGAAGATGACCCGGTGCCAGACCGGTGACTGGGATCACAACCGATGGTTGTTCGAGACAAAGGGAACGTACGGCTATGGGAATGCAATCTGGCCCAAGGAGACTGGGGGTGACGGTGGGAATGGAGACGCCGGACAACCATCGGAGCTGACGAGCAAGCCTTGGAGGCCTCTCACCCGCAAATTGAAGATCCCTGCAGCAGTCCTCAGCCCATATAG GCTCCTTATTGTTATCCGCATGGCTGCCCTCGGACTGTTCCTTGCTTGGAGAATCAAGCACAAAAATGAGGATGCAGTATGGCTATGGGGGATGTCTGTTGTGTGTGAGCTGTGGTTTGCTTTGTCTTGGCTCTTGGACCAGCTCCCGAAGCTTTGTCCTGTCAACCGTGCCACCGACCTTGCAGTGTTGAAAGACAAGTTTGAAACTCCTACACCCAACAATCCTACTGGGAAGTCTGATCTTCCTGGCATCGATGTCTTTGTTTCTACTGCTGACCCAGAAAAAGAGCCACCTTTGGTCACTGCGAACACCATACTCTCCATCCTTGCTGCTGATTACCCTGTGGATAAACTCTCCTGCTATGTTTCTGATGATGGAGGTGCCCTACTGACTTTTGAAGCAATGGCAGAAGCTGCAAGCTTTGCTAATACATGGGTTCCTTTCTGTCGTAAACATGACATTGAGCCAAGAAACCCAGagagttacttcaatttgaagaAGGATCCTTATAAGAACAAGGTGCGCTCTGACTTTGTCAAGGACCGGAGACGGGCGAAGAGAGAGTACGATGAGTTCAAGGTCCGCATCAATGGATTGCCAGATTCTATTCGCCGGCGATCTGATGCATATCATGCTCGCGAGGAGATTAAAGCCATGAAGCGAGAGCGAGAAACAGCTGCTGATGATGTTGTGGAACCTGTTAAGATCCCCAAAGCCACTTGGATGGCCGATGGTACTCATTGGCCAGGCACTTGGATTAACCCCTCCTCAGAGCATACTCGTGGTGATCATGCTGGAATAATACAG GTAATGCTGAAGCCTCCAAGTGATGACTCACTGTTTGGggacaaagaagaaggaaagcccCTTGACCTTACCGATGTTGACATCCGTCTGCCCATGCTGGTCTATGTCTCACGCGAGAAACGCCCGGGCTATGACCATAACAAAAAGGCAGGCGCTATGAATGCCCTTGTCCGTGCCTCTGCCATCATGTCTAATGGCCCCTTCATCCTGAATCTTGATTGTGACCACTACATCTACAACTCCCAGGCCCTCCGGGAGGGCATGTGCTTCATGATGGATCGTGGCGGCGACCGCATCTGCTATGTCCAGTTCCCGCAGCGGTTTGAGGGTATCGACCCCTCTGACCGTTATGCCAATCACAACACTGTCTTCTTTGATGTCAATATGAGAGCCCTTGATGGTCTTCAGGGCCCGGTATATGTGGGTACTGGTTGCCTCTTCCGCCGCGTTGCACTCTATGGCTTTGACCCTCCTCGTGCCAAAGAACACCAACCTGGCTGCTGCAGCTGTTGCTTCCCTCAGCGCAAGAGTCCTGTTGCTGTTGCCTCTGAGGAGACCCGTGCTCTTCGAATGGGAGACTCTGATGATGAGGAAATGAACCTTTCAACATTCCCCAAGAAGTTTGGAAACTCAAGTTTCCTCGTTGATTCAATCCCGGTGGCCGAGTATCAAGGCCGGCCTCTTGCTGATCACCCTGCCGTCAAGAATGGTCGCCCGCCTGGTGCCCTCACCATTCCACGCGACCTTCTTGATGCATCCACTGTCGCCGAGGCCATCAGTGTCATCTCATGCTGGTACGAGGACAAAACCGAATGGGGCCAGCGTGTTGGATGGATCTATGGGTCTGTTACTGAAGATGTTGTCACGGGCTATAGGATGCACAACAGAGGGTGGAAGTCTGTCTACTGTGTCACCAAGCGTGATGCCTTCCGTGGGACTGCTCCAATTAACCTCACTGACCGGCTCCACCAGGTCCTTCGGTGGGCCACGGGCTCTGTCGAGATCTTCTTCTCTCGCAACAATGCCCTGCTTGCCAGCTCCAGGATGAAGCTCCTCCAGAGGATTGCTTACCTCAATGTTGGCATCTATCCATTtacctccatcttcctccttgtcTACTGCTTCCTTCCggctctctccctcttctcagGGCAGTTCATTGTGCAGACTCTCAATGTGACATTCCTCACCTACCTTCTCATGATCACTTTGACACTTTGCATGATTGCCATGCTTGAGATAAAGTGGTCAGGGGTTTCACTTGAAGAGTGGTGGCGAAATGAACAGTTTTGGCTGATTGGAGGAACCAGTGCTCACCTTGCTGCTGTGCTCCAGGGGTTACTGAAAGTGATTGCAGGGATCGAAATCTCATTCACCCTCACTTCGAAATCAGCCGGTGATGATGTGGATGATGAGTTTGCTGACCTCTACATTGTGAAATGGACATCATTGATGATACCTCCCATCACAATCATGATGGTCAATTTGATAGCGATCGCAGTTGGTGTCAGTCGAACTATATATAGTGTGTTGCCGCAGTGGAGCAAGCTGCTAGGAGGGGTGTTCTTCAGCTTCTGGGTCTTGGCACATCTCTACCCATTCGCAAAAGGGCTGAtggggaggagaggaaggacaCCAACCATTGTATTTGTGTGGTCTGGACTCATTGCTATCACTATATCACTGCTTTGGGTTGCAATTAATCCCCCATCGGCGAATTCCCAGATTGGTGGCTCCTTCACATTCCCTTAA